The Sphaerospermopsis torques-reginae ITEP-024 genome has a window encoding:
- the nadA gene encoding quinolinate synthase NadA has translation MFTTTLARPQGTLPLDLFAAIEDLKTELNAVILAHYYQDPDIQDIADFIGDSLQLARAAAQTNADVIVFAGVHFMAETAKILNPDKLVLLPDLNAGCSLADSCPPDQFAAFKAAHPDHLVISYINCSAEIKAMSDIICTSSNAVKIVQQIPKEQPIIFAPDRNLGRYVMQQTGRDMLLWQGSCIVHETFSEKKIVELKTTHPEAEAIAHPECETSVLRHASYIGSTAALLNYCQKSPSQEFIVATEPGIIHQMQKLAPGKHFIPAPPENNCNCNECPFMRLNTLEKLYLAMKNRTPEITMSEDIRLAALQPMQRMLEMSV, from the coding sequence GTGTTTACAACTACACTCGCTCGACCACAGGGTACACTACCATTAGATTTATTTGCTGCCATTGAGGATCTGAAAACAGAACTCAACGCAGTAATATTAGCGCATTACTATCAAGATCCAGATATACAGGATATTGCAGATTTTATTGGAGACTCTTTACAATTAGCAAGAGCAGCAGCACAAACAAATGCAGATGTGATTGTGTTTGCTGGTGTTCACTTCATGGCAGAAACCGCAAAAATCCTCAATCCTGATAAATTGGTACTGTTACCAGATTTAAATGCTGGTTGTTCCTTAGCTGATAGTTGTCCCCCAGATCAGTTTGCAGCTTTTAAAGCCGCACATCCAGACCATCTAGTAATTTCTTACATTAATTGCTCTGCCGAAATCAAGGCCATGAGCGATATTATCTGCACCAGTTCCAACGCTGTGAAGATTGTTCAGCAAATACCCAAAGAACAACCAATTATTTTTGCACCAGATCGGAACTTGGGACGGTACGTAATGCAACAAACCGGACGGGATATGCTGTTATGGCAAGGTAGCTGTATTGTTCATGAGACATTTTCCGAAAAGAAAATAGTTGAGTTAAAAACTACACATCCAGAAGCAGAAGCGATCGCTCATCCAGAATGTGAAACCAGCGTCTTACGTCACGCCAGCTATATCGGCTCTACAGCCGCTTTATTGAATTATTGTCAAAAAAGCCCTAGCCAGGAGTTTATCGTCGCTACAGAGCCAGGAATCATCCACCAGATGCAAAAATTAGCACCGGGTAAACACTTTATTCCTGCACCTCCTGAGAATAACTGTAATTGTAATGAGTGTCCGTTTATGCGGTTAAATACCTTAGAAAAGCTGTACTTAGCGATGAAAAACCGCACCCCCGAAATTACCATGTCAGAGGATATTCGTCTTGCTGCACTCCAACCCATGCAACGGATGTTGGAAATGAGTGTTTAG
- a CDS encoding AAA family ATPase: protein MKVKIANLGVVEKAEIDLKPLTVFIGRNGTGKTWTAYTLASILGKYGCVRYWKEHIDKKTKQRYPIIDNAIEEFLQEGNVRIDLIDFAEEFIEIYINDVSSLSHNWMNTFLETERVNFENMNVSFNLSEAKQEIFDNIKTHVVQQKFSFGSQSKNTLHILKELGKPSIYFYIVSVSEYSILNKLPKIVFEQILLQEIFKIIHRAFYSCVYIFPTERTGVLPLFSSINKIEEYYESEDYEDYEDDDENIVYGYVNFTEVVKKFKNMVYSVYEKTSIEREEENQVYPEVSKYIQLAQILENDILEGKVNIIDDTGINKEILYQPSENIKLEMAVSSSMVKELAPLVLYLRHLALPNELLIIDEPEMNLHPAAQVEITEFLAMLVQAGLKVLITTHSPYIVDHLSNLMKAAKYEDKESIKERFYLERTEAFIPQDKVSVYLFEDGTAKNILHEDGRIDWGTFGDVSDDISHIFP, encoded by the coding sequence ATGAAAGTAAAAATTGCTAATTTAGGTGTTGTTGAAAAAGCGGAAATAGATTTAAAGCCTTTAACTGTGTTTATTGGTAGAAATGGCACAGGTAAAACTTGGACAGCTTATACTTTAGCATCTATTTTAGGTAAATATGGATGTGTTAGATATTGGAAAGAGCATATTGATAAAAAGACTAAACAGAGATATCCAATTATAGATAATGCAATTGAAGAATTTTTACAAGAAGGAAATGTTCGGATTGATTTAATAGATTTTGCTGAAGAGTTTATTGAAATATACATCAATGATGTTTCTTCTTTGTCACATAACTGGATGAATACATTTCTAGAAACCGAGCGTGTTAATTTTGAAAATATGAACGTAAGTTTTAATTTATCTGAAGCTAAACAAGAAATATTTGATAATATCAAAACTCATGTTGTGCAACAAAAATTTTCTTTTGGTTCTCAAAGTAAAAATACTCTTCATATTCTTAAAGAATTAGGTAAACCCAGTATTTATTTCTATATAGTTTCAGTTTCTGAATATAGTATTTTGAATAAATTACCTAAAATAGTATTTGAACAAATATTGCTTCAAGAAATTTTTAAGATAATTCATAGAGCTTTTTATTCATGTGTATATATATTTCCTACAGAAAGAACTGGTGTTCTACCATTATTTTCTTCAATTAACAAAATAGAGGAGTATTATGAAAGTGAAGATTATGAAGATTATGAAGATGATGATGAAAATATTGTGTATGGATATGTAAACTTCACCGAAGTAGTAAAAAAATTTAAAAATATGGTATATTCCGTATACGAAAAAACATCTATTGAGAGAGAAGAAGAGAATCAAGTATACCCAGAAGTTTCAAAATATATTCAATTAGCACAAATATTAGAAAATGATATTTTGGAAGGAAAAGTAAATATTATTGATGACACTGGGATTAATAAAGAAATATTATATCAACCATCAGAAAATATTAAATTAGAAATGGCGGTTTCTTCGTCAATGGTTAAAGAATTAGCACCATTAGTTTTGTACTTGCGTCATTTAGCTTTACCAAATGAATTACTGATTATTGATGAACCAGAAATGAATTTACACCCAGCAGCGCAAGTAGAAATCACAGAATTTTTAGCAATGTTAGTTCAAGCTGGTTTAAAGGTTTTGATTACAACTCATAGCCCTTATATTGTTGATCATCTTTCTAATTTAATGAAAGCTGCTAAATATGAAGACAAAGAAAGTATCAAAGAACGATTTTATTTAGAAAGAACAGAAGCTTTTATTCCTCAAGATAAAGTTTCTGTATATTTGTTTGAAGATGGTACAGCTAAAAATATATTACATGAAGACGGTAGGATAGATTGGGGAACATTTGGTGATGTATCAGATGACATTTCCCATATTTTTCCATAA
- a CDS encoding TIGR04168 family protein: MTSQKTQSKPVKIAVVGDVHDLWEVEDGIALKHLGVDLVLFVGDFGNESVEVVRAIASLDIPKAAVMGNHDAWYTATEWGRKKCPYDRTKEDRVQEQLDLLGSAQVGYGKLDFPDWNLTVVGSRPFTWGGSEWRFADICKQRYGVSTLEESVDKIVQAVKSAACENIIFLGHNGPTGLGDRPEDPCGKDWHPIGGDFGDPDLAAAISQSINMNKTVSLVAFGHMHRNLRHTKKVLRKAIFRSPEGTVYLNAANVPRIVAENGGKRRNFSLVELDGGVVTKASLVWVGDDFQVVSEEIFYNSLPSVVPTA; the protein is encoded by the coding sequence ATGACCAGTCAGAAAACTCAATCAAAACCTGTGAAAATCGCTGTAGTTGGCGATGTTCACGACTTATGGGAAGTAGAAGATGGTATCGCACTCAAACATTTGGGTGTTGACTTAGTGCTGTTTGTGGGAGATTTTGGGAATGAGTCGGTGGAGGTGGTAAGAGCGATCGCTTCCCTGGATATTCCCAAAGCAGCAGTAATGGGCAACCACGACGCATGGTACACTGCCACTGAATGGGGACGGAAAAAATGTCCTTATGACCGCACTAAGGAAGACCGGGTACAGGAACAATTAGATTTATTAGGATCTGCCCAAGTCGGTTATGGTAAATTGGATTTTCCAGATTGGAATTTAACAGTAGTGGGTAGTCGTCCTTTTACTTGGGGTGGATCAGAGTGGAGATTTGCTGATATCTGTAAACAACGGTATGGTGTCAGCACTTTAGAAGAGTCAGTAGATAAAATAGTGCAAGCGGTGAAAAGTGCAGCTTGTGAGAATATTATTTTTTTGGGTCATAATGGACCGACAGGGTTAGGCGATCGCCCTGAAGATCCCTGTGGTAAAGATTGGCATCCTATTGGTGGTGACTTTGGTGATCCTGACTTAGCAGCAGCCATTTCTCAAAGTATCAATATGAACAAAACCGTTTCTCTGGTGGCTTTTGGTCATATGCACCGGAATCTGCGCCATACTAAGAAAGTGTTAAGAAAAGCTATATTTAGAAGTCCAGAGGGAACAGTTTATTTAAATGCGGCAAATGTCCCCAGAATTGTGGCAGAAAATGGGGGAAAACGGCGGAATTTTTCCTTGGTTGAGTTAGATGGGGGTGTGGTAACAAAAGCTTCTCTGGTTTGGGTGGGTGATGACTTCCAGGTGGTATCGGAAGAAATTTTTTATAATTCTTTGCCTTCGGTAGTGCCAACGGCGTAA